TGGTTCGCGCTCGGCGATGACCGGCCGTTGACTTCGTTCGCCGGCATCTGGACCGAGTTCAAGGGGGACCGCGGCACCAAATCCACGCCGGTCCCGGGGCCCCACTTGGTCTATGGTTTCCTGACGACCGAGCCGAACGTAGTCGTCGAGCCGATCCATCCCAAAGCCATGCATGTGATCTTGACGACCGACGAGGAGCGCGACGTCTGGATGCGCGCACCGTGGGACGAAGCGAAAGCACTGCAGCGCCCATTGGCCGACGATGCGCTCAGGATCGTCGCCAGGGGCGAGGCGAAGAAGATATCTTGGTGTCAGGTGAGAGGTCGTGCTGGCGTCTCGTTGCCGCGGTGGCTGGTTTGTTCATCGCTACACCTGCGACAGCAGATGATGTTGCGGGTCGGGCTACCGTGATCGACGGCGACACGATCGAAATCCACGGCACGCGCATTCGACTGTGGGGCATCGACGCCCCCGAAAGCGATCAACTCTGCAGAAACGGTGATAGCGAGCTCTACCAGTGCGGCCAGCGGGCCGCGACCGCGTTAGATGCGCTCCTATACCTGGTTAAGCGTCCGGTCATCTCCGCACCGAAAGACCATGACCAGTACGGCCGGACCGTCGCCGTTTGCAAGGTGGGCGATCCTGGTCCCGACATGGCCCATTACCTTGTCGGAAAGGGGCTGGCTCTGGATTGGCCGAAATACTCCGGCCGCTACTACGCGGCGGCCCAAGCCAAAGCACAAGCCGCCGGCCGCGGCATGTGGGCGGGATCCTTCGTCACCCCTTGGCTTTACCGGACCTGCATCCGAGCCGGCCAGAGGCCGTCCTACTGCTCGGACGAGGCCAAATGATCAGCGTCCGAGGCGTCGCTACGACGCGCTTCCG
The DNA window shown above is from Bradyrhizobium sp. ISRA464 and carries:
- a CDS encoding thermonuclease family protein, with product MIDGDTIEIHGTRIRLWGIDAPESDQLCRNGDSELYQCGQRAATALDALLYLVKRPVISAPKDHDQYGRTVAVCKVGDPGPDMAHYLVGKGLALDWPKYSGRYYAAAQAKAQAAGRGMWAGSFVTPWLYRTCIRAGQRPSYCSDEAK